Genomic window (Nitrospirota bacterium):
CCGTGCGGGAAACGTTCCAACTGTGCTCGCGGAGTTTGCGGGCGATATAGTCCCGCTCGAAGGCATTGCGGGCGTCCTTGAGCGAGTCGTAGGACTGGCCGGCCAACGCCACGGATCCGGCCGTCGCTCCGGCTGCCGCAGGCTTGGCTTGCAGAAACCCTTCGATGTCAGAGGCCTCGATCACCGGCCCCGGCACCATGATCAACAGCCGCTCGATCAGGTTGCGCAGCTCGCGGATGTTCCCCGGCCACTCATAGGCCTGCAGCACTCCCAGCGCCCCCGCCTCCACGTCCTTGAGCTTCAACCCCTGCTCCTCCGCCGCCATGTGCAGAAAATGTTGAACCAGCAGCGGAATGTCCTCCCGCCGCTCGCGCAGCGGGGGCACCTCGATCGGCAGCACGTTCAGCCGGTAGAACAAGTCTTCGCGAAAGTTGCCCTTCTCGATCTCCTTGGCCAGGTTCTTGTTCGACGCCGCAATCACCCGCACGTCCACCTTGATCAGCTTGTTGCCGCCGACGCGCGTGAACTGCTGCTCCTGCAGCACCCGCAGCACCTTGGCCTGGGTGCTCAGGCTCATGTCCCCGATCTCGTCCAGGAACAACGTGCCCCCGTCCGCCTGTTCGAACTGCCCCCGCTTCTGCGTCGTAGCCCCGGTGAACGAACCCCGCTCGTGCCCCAGCAACTCGCTTTCGATCAGGGTCTCCGGGATCGCCGCGCAGTTGACCGCCACGAAGGGCTTGTCCCGTCGCGGGCTGGCCATATGAATCGCCCGGGCCACCAGCTCCTTGCCGGTGCCGTTCTCCCCGGCGAGCAGGACCCGGCCGGTGGTGGGGCCGGCGGTCTCAATCAATTGCCGCAGCTTTTGCATGGCCGGAGACGTCCCCACCAATTCGAACCGCCGCGCGACCGTCGTCCGCAGCTTGAGATTTTCCTCTTCCAGGCGGTGCTGATCCAACGCGTGCCGGACCCGCAGCATGATGTTGTCCAGCGAGAGGGGCTTCTCGATGTAATCGTAGGCCCCCAGCTTGATGGCTTTCACCGCCGTCTCGATAGATCCGTGGCCCGACATCATCATGACCTGGAATTTCGGGGCCTGTTCCCGGATCTTTTTCAAGG
Coding sequences:
- a CDS encoding sigma-54-dependent Fis family transcriptional regulator, translated to MAESILIVDDEPGILSSVSRILEDEGYQVSVAKSGAEALKMIAGEPPDLVLLDIWMPEMDGLETLKKIREQAPKFQVMMMSGHGSIETAVKAIKLGAYDYIEKPLSLDNIMLRVRHALDQHRLEEENLKLRTTVARRFELVGTSPAMQKLRQLIETAGPTTGRVLLAGENGTGKELVARAIHMASPRRDKPFVAVNCAAIPETLIESELLGHERGSFTGATTQKRGQFEQADGGTLFLDEIGDMSLSTQAKVLRVLQEQQFTRVGGNKLIKVDVRVIAASNKNLAKEIEKGNFREDLFYRLNVLPIEVPPLRERREDIPLLVQHFLHMAAEEQGLKLKDVEAGALGVLQAYEWPGNIRELRNLIERLLIMVPGPVIEASDIEGFLQAKPAAAGATAGSVALAGQSYDSLKDARNAFERDYIARKLREHSWNVSRTADELKIERSHLHRKIKLLNIELRPEH